The DNA segment CCTCACGGGCCTTCGGGACCGTTAAGTGCGCGTCCACGAAACGAGGTCGATAGTGATCCTGCGAGTCCGGCGTGCGGGGGCGTTCGCGCTCGTAGGAAGCCTCTCGCTCGCCGCACCCCTTCTCGGTCCGGCGACGTTCGCCCCCTTCGCCGTCGTCGGCGTGCTCGCCGCCGCGGTCGTCGACGACGGCCCGCTGTTCGAGCTGTTCGCCCGTCCCGGCGACCGAGAGGATCGCACCCTCTACGGGCTGGCGGGCTTCGCCTTCGCCGCGACCGGCCTCGCGCTGCTGGTCTCGTTCGGCCTTCCCGTAGAGCTGTTCGCCGCCGCGATCTGCCTGCTCGCCTACGGCAACCTCGCCGAGCAGGCCGTTCGGACCCGAAGCGACGACGATCTGGCGACGACGGTGGGGTTCACCGCGGGGGCGTTTCTCGCCGGCCTCGGCGCCCAACTGGTCGTGACGCCGTTCGCGAACGGGTTCGTCCCGGCCAGCGCCGCGTACCTCGCGGCCTGCGGGGCGCTGATCGCCGCCCTCCTGCGAACGGTGCTGTATCGCCGTGACGACCCGCTCGTCATGCTCACCGCAGGGCTGGTCCTCTGGCTGTTCGCGGGGCTCGGGGTCGCGACGACGCCCGTCGAGATCGCCGTCGCGATCGCGGTCACGGCGCTTCTGGGATACGTCTCCTACGCGCTCGGGACGGCGTCGATCCCCGGGATGGTCACGGGAATGTTGCTCGCGCTCGTCACCATCGTCCTGGGCGGCTACGCGTGGTTCGTCCTGCTGATCGCCTTCTTCGCGATCGGCGGGCTCTCCTCGAAGTTCCGCTACGAGCGAAAACGAGAGCGCGGCGTCGCCGAGGACAACGAGGGCGCCCGCGGCAGCGGCAACGTGCTGGGTAACTCCGCGGTGGCGCTGCTCGCGGTGATCGGCTACGCCGCCACGCCCGAGGCGGTCGCCCTCCCCTCGGCGCTGTTCCTCTTCGCGTTCGTCGGCGCGGTCGCGACCGCGATGGCCGATACGCTCTCGAGCGAGATCGGCGGCGTCTACGACCGTCCCCGACTGATCACGACGCTCAAACCCGTCGCTCCGGGGACCGACGGCGGCGTCACCTGGCAGGGCGAGGTCGCCGGCCTGACGGGCGCACTCGTCGTCGCGCTCCCCACGTGGCTGCTGTTCGAGGCGGTCGGCCCGTTCGGCGCGACGGCCGTCGTGCTCGCCGGAGTGGCGGGGATGACCGCCGACAGCCTGCTCGGGGCGACCGTCGAGAACCGGTGGCTCGACAACCAGGGCGTGAACTTCCTCGCGACGTTCGTCGGGGCGGTCGTCTGCGTCTCGGTCGCGCTCGCGTTCGGACTCCTGGCCTAGCGCTCGCCGCTCAGTTCCGGAGCTCGTCGGCCGTCCGGATCCGGACGCTCGTCGGCCGCTTCGTGAACTGTCCCCGCTCACGGGCGATCACCTGTTCGACCCCGCGTTGGGCCGCGACGTCGAGCACTCGCTGGCTGAGGGGGCCGTCGATCACGACCGCGTACGGCGGCTCGTCGGCCTCGGCGATCGCCTCGAACGTCTCCGAGACGGGCGCGCTGGCGACCTCGTGGAACGTGTCGTCGAGCAGCCGAACCGTCCCGGTCTCCTCGTCGATGACCGCCTGAACGTGGCCGTGGAGGGTCTGCGGTTCGTCGGGATCCGCCTCGGGCTCGGCCGTCGAGTCCGCCTCGACGGGCGGTTCCGCGTCCGACGCCGCGGCCGCCGGGATCGGGTCCGGGTCGCTCGCGTCGGGGCTACCGGCTCCCGACGGCTCTCGCGTCTCGCTCGAGGCGGCGTCGGGAGCGGGTATCGCGCTTCCGTCGGTCGCCGCGACGAACTGCCGTGGCGCGCTCGCGTCAGAGATGGCCGCGTAGGGCACCTTCTCGCGGAGCGCGGCGAACACCTCCTCGCGGCTGAGGTCCTCGACCGACCGTCCGGGCGGAGCGAAGGCGACGGCGTCGATCTCCGCGACCTGTTCGAGCTCCTTCATGATGAGCTCGCCGCCGCGGTCGCCGTCGAGAAAGGCCGTCGCCGTCCGTTCGCGGGTGAGGTCCGCGACCGCCTCGGGGACGTCCGTCCCCTCGACGGCGACCGCGTTCTTGATGCCGTACTTCAGCAGCTGGAGCACGTCCGAACGCCCCTCGACGATGATGATCGCGTCGCCCTCGGCGACGCGCGGCCCGGCCGGGTAGCCCTCGTACTCGGTGACGTCCTCGACGCGAACGCTCTCGCGGACCGACTCGAGCAGTTCGTCGCTCGACATCACGGTGTCGTCGAACGCCGTCGAGAGCAGGTCGCGTGCCCGATCGACGACCTCGCGGCGCGCCGCCGCCCGCACGTCCTCGATGCGGCTCACCTCGACGGTCGACCTGCAGGGGCCGATTCGATCGATCGTCTCGAGCGCCGCTCCGAGCACCGCGGTCTCGACCTTGTCCATGCTGGTCGCGACCGTGACCTCGCCGGCCGATCGACCGCCCTGGCTCGTCACCTCGACGTCGATCCGACCGACCTTCGAGGACTGTTGGAGATCGTGGATGTCGAGGTCGTCCCCGAGCAGCCCCTCGGTCTGGCCGAAGATCGCGCCGACTACGTCACTCCGCTCGACCACCCCGTCGACCGCGATGTCCGCGTGTATCAGGTATTTCGCAGTATCGTTGAGTGTCATTGGTAACTGTCATGACCGTCTCCATGACGCGACTAGTTAGGTGCCGTATCGGGAAAATGATTACCGTCCGGAGCCGTCAGTGGTGCTACGGTGGCGAGTGATCCGGCCGGCGATCGGGACCTGTCCTCGATCCGGAACGTCCGTGAGTCGGGTCCGACGACGGCGGGCCGTCTCTGCCGAGACCACGACCTCCGGGGCGCAGCCGGTAAGCGCGTCGCGGTAGTCGGCGGCGAACGCCGCGAGAGCACGGGGCGGGCGTCCGAGCAGGCGTTCGACGTCGTCGCTCACCCGTCCCACGAACCGCGGTCGCGTCGGGATGGCCGCCGTCGGTATCGTCAGGCCGCCGAGAACCGGGCCTTCTCCGCCCGGGTCGCGAGCGCGAGGAAGGTGATCCAGATCGTCAGCAGCGTCGCGCCGAACGCGGCGACCTGGAACGCCGTCGCGTTGCCCACCATCTCGACCGCCGTCGGATCGGCGAAGGGCAGCGCCGTGTGGTGGGGGCCGCCGACGATCGGAACGAAGTAGTCCACCGTGAGGTCGAAGCTGTACCACGCGAGTGCCGCGGCGATCGCGGGTATCGAGAACTCGCTGTAGCGGTGGATCAGGAAGGCCTGTACGACCATCCCCAGGTGGCTGACTACGAGGAAGGCGTACATCGGGGGTGAGTTGATCGCGAGGAAGGCGTCGTTGAACGCGAGGAGGACGAACGGCGTCCACAGCCCGAGTTTGACGTTGCCGTAGAAGGCGAGCGCGTTCACCAGTTCGCTCGCTCGATCCAGCTTCCAGAGTGCGAGGCTGAGCGCCATGAACAGCGTCGCGAGCGGGCTATCGGGTACCCAGGGCCACATCACGAGAGGCGTGCCCGCGAACTGGAAGCGGTAGTACCAGAAGCCGAAGGCCGTCCCCGACAGGTTGATCGCGACGATGGCCCACGCGTACCGAAGTGCGAGCTCCTCGATCCGGGAAGGTAGCGGCGCGAGCCAGTAGGGGAGGGCCGACCCGGTCATCGTTCCGATGGGAGAGGGACCGACCCAAAGAGGTGCCGGTTCGGTCCCGCGACCGCACCGGTTTAGGCCGCCGGGGCCGGAGACTTACGCATGCGAGACCAGCGAGACCGCCTCCTCATGACGCCCGGCCCGACCGCGCTCCCCCCGGCGGTCCGGGAGGCGATGACCCGCCCGATCCACAACCCCGACGTCGAGTCCGAGTTCACCGAGCGCTATCGCGAGCTCCTCGGGAAGCTCGCGTCGGTCTATCGGACCGACGACGATCTCGTGATCCTCGCGGGCGAGGGGATGCTCGGACTGGAGGCGAGCGTCTCCTCGCTGGTCGCACCCGGCGAGACGGTGCTCTGTCTCTCGAACGGACTCTTCGGCGCGGGCTTCGCCGACCTGGTCGAGACCCACGGCGGCGAGGCCGTCCTTCACGAGGTGCCCGGGAACGAGGGGTTCGACGTCGAGTCCGTAGAGGAGGCGATCGAGACTCACGAGCCCGCGGTGGCGACGATGGTCCACTGCGAGACGCCGACCGGCGTGTTGAACGATCTCGACGGCGTGCTCGCGGCGCTCGACGAGGCGGGCGTGCTCACGGTCGTCGACGCGGTCTCCTCGCTCGGAGGGACGCCGGTCCCCGAGGGGATCGACGTCTGTCTCGGAGCCTCACAGAAGTGTCTCAGTTCGCCACCGGGGCTCTCGCTGCTCTCGGTGAGCGACGCCGTCTGGACGAAGGTCGAGTCGACGGAGCAGGACTCCTTCTACGCGAGCCTCGAGCCCTGGCGCGAGCTCTCGTTCGACGACCCGCCTGCCGCGTTCCCCTACACCCACTCGGTGTCGAACGTCTACGCGCTGGAGGCATCGGTCGATCGCCTGCTCGAGGAGGGGCTCGAGAGCGCCTTCGAGCGCCACGAGGCGGCCGCCGCCCGGTGTCGCGAGCGCGGTCGAGAGATCGATCTCGAGCCGTTCGCGCCCGACGGACTGGCCTCGCCGACCGTGACGGCCCTCTCGGTCGAGGGTCGGGCCGAGGAGCTGCAGAAACGGGTCGCCGAGGACCACGGCGTCGTGCTCTCGACGGGACTCGGCGAGCACGCCGACGACCTCCTGCGCGTGGGTCACATGGGCTATAACGCCGATCTCGAGCGGGTCGATCGGACGATGGACGCGCTCTCGGACGCGCTCGACTGACTCGATTCGGTCCCCGCGATCGACGGCTCGATCCGGCAGTCGCGGTCGTCCCCGCTCGTGACCATTCCCACGTGCGCCAACAGCGAGCGGGCACGCCCCCGAGGAGAGCGGCCCGACGCCGAGCCCGGGATCGGTATCGCGATCGGCATCGGTATCGCGGCGGGGCTGGCGACCGACGACCTCGGGCCGTAGCTGGCGATGGGAGTCGCGACCGGATCGAGATCGAGGTGACGGCGCCACGGAGACGGCGACCCGGTCGTTTCGACGACCGTCGTTCGATAGACGGCGAGTTCTCGACCATCGACTCCGCCCATCCGGCCGTGTGGAGTCGTACTACCGACCCTTCACAGGAGCTCCGCGCCGCGGCCGACCCGCGTCTGGTAGGCGCGAGCCTCGACGTCGTGTTCCGCGAAGGCGTCGAGCATCGCGCTGGCGATCGAGCGCCGACCGGCGTTCCGGCAGGCCGCGATCACGGCCGGCCCGGCACCGCTGACGGTGACGCCGGTCGCGCCCGCGGCCAGCGCGTACTCGTGGACGGTGTCGTAGCCGTCGATCAGCGCCGCGCGTGCCGGCGTGACGATCTCGTCGGCCATCCCGCGCCCGACCAGCGCCGGATCGTCGCGACACATCCCCGCGGTGAGCGTCGCCGCCCGGCCGACGCAGTCGACGACCTCGCTCACCTCCGCCGAGTCCGGAACGACCCGCCGGGCGTCGCGCGTCGAGACCACGAGCTCGGGTAGACAGACCACCAGCGGGATCGAGGCGTCGATCTGCGTGACGCCGCCGTCGGTGGCGATGGTGAACCCGCCCATCAGCGCGGGGGCGACGTTGTCGGCGTGGGCCTCGCCGGAGACCAGCGCCTCGCCCTCGGCGGCGTAGGCCACGAGCGCCTCGCGGCCGTGATCGAGGTCGTAGAGCGCGTCGAGCGCGAGCGCGACCGCCGCGGAACTCGCCGCGGAGGAGCCGAGCCCCGAGGAGGGTCGCACGCCCTTGTCGATCCGGATGCGGGCGGATACGTCGAGCGCGTCGGCGACCGCGCCGGCGACGTTCTTCTCGGGGTCCTCGGGGATGTACTGGCTGCCCGCGCCGCTCATCTCGATCGACGTCTCGTCGGCGCGTTCGACCCGGACGATGTCGGCGGGCCGCGAGAGCGCCGCGCCGAACACGTCAAAGCCGCTCCCGAGGTTCGCGCTCGTCGCGGGCGCTCGCACGGTTATCATGCCCCTCGCTACCGGGAGGTCGGGCAAAAAGGTAGCGGAGACGCGTCTACTGCGTCTCTACGTCTCCGCGCCTACGCGTCGGCTTCGTCGTCCTCGCTGCCCACGCCCGGCGCGCTCGAGACGTCGATCTCCTCGGGTCTCTCGCCGCCGCCGACCCGGAGGTTGCCCTCCTCGTCCTCGACGTAGACGTCGTCGGCGAACCCGCCCTCCGCGTGGGGGTGCTCGGGCGCATCGAGGCGTTCGGGCGTCGAGGGTGCCTCGGGAATCCCGCCGGCGGGCCGAAAGCTTCCGAGCGGGTCGTCGATGGTGATCCCGTAGCGCTCGAAGAACTCCTCGTAGCGCTCGTAGTGGTCCTCGAGCTCGTCCGCGGGGATCTCCATCATCTCGGTCCAGCCGTGGTTGTAGAAGTCGAAGTTGGCCTGGACGTGGGTGATCTCGCGGGCGCCGGCCTCGTCGTAGCCGGACTGGAGGGCGGCGAGATAGGTGTCCATCGTCGCGTCGAAGAAGGCGTCGAGGTGCTCGCGGCGCTCCTCGCGGTGCTCGGCGTCGGCCTTCCCGAGGAAGATCCTCGTATGGAGCTTCACCAGCCCGTAGTTCGCGACCGACCGGATTCCGGGGGTCGAGAGCGCCTGCATCGCGGCCCAGTGGCGCGGGTTCTGTCGGATCTTCATGAGTTTCGGTAGGGTCGGGGGACTAATCAACGTCCCGCCGACTTCAGGAATAGCAACCGACTTTAACCCTCGAATCGAACCTCCCGGGCATGAGCCAGTCGTACGTGATCATCGGTGACGGGATCTCGGGGAGTTCCGCCGCCGAGACCCTCCGTGAGAAGGACCCCGACGCGGACATCACCATCGTATCGGACGAGGGTGAACCCCTCTACAACCGGATCCTGATCAAGGAGTTCGCGAAGGGGAAGCTGCCCGAGGCTCCCATCTCCATTCACGACGAGGACTGGTACGCGGACCGCGACATCCAGCTCAGACTCAACACGCACGTCCTCCGGATCGACCCCGACGACCACGTCGTCCGCACTCACGAGGGCGACGACATCCCCTACGACAAGCTGCTGGTCGCCACCGGCGGCACGCCCACCCAGCTCCCCGTCCCCAACTCCGACGCCGAGGGGATCCACCACTTCTGGACGTTCCAGGACGCCCGCAAGATCCGCGAACACGCGGAGGAGGCCGACACCGGCGTCGTCGTCGGCGCAGGCCTGCTCGGGATCGACCTCGCGGCGATCTCGGGCGCCCAGGACGTCGACGCTCACTACCTGATGCGGGGCAACCGCTGGTGGCGCTACGCCCTCTCGCTCGACGGCGCGGAGATCATCCACGAGGGACTGCGCGAGAAGGGCGTTACCCCCGTCTTCAACAGCGGCGTCGATCACTTCGAGGTCGACGACGAGGGCCACGTGACGGGCGCGGTCGATCCCAACGGCGAGCACTACGACGCGGACTTCGTCGGCATCGCCATCGGGCTTGACTTCAACACCGAGTACCTGCGTGGGGCCGGCCTCGAACAGGACGAGGGGATCGTCGTCGACGAGTACATGCAGACGAACGTCGACGACATCTACGCCTCCGGCGACCTCACGCGCTTTTACGACACCATCCTCGGAGAGTACGCCCAGAACGGCTCGTGGGGCTCGGCGAAGGAACAGGGCAAGGTCGCCGGGACCAACATGGCCGCCGACGCCGAGAGCGAGGCGTTCCGCTGGGTCTCCTCCTACTCGATCACGCACTTCGACTTCCCCTTCCTCTCCTTCGGCCATCCCACGATCGGCGACGAGTACGTCGAGCGCAAGTACAGCGACACCGAGTGGCGCCGGATCGCGCTCAAGGACGGCAAGGTGATCGGCGGCGTGCTGATCGGCGATCTGGCCCCCCAGACTCGACTGAAGAAGCTGATGCGCGAGGAGACGAGCGTCGAGGGACAGACCGACGTCCTGCTTGAGGAGGAGATCGACCTCGACGATCTGGCGGTCTCCCAGGAGCAGTAGACGGCCGGGCGTCCCTCGGATCACCGACTCCTCACCGAACGACCGTCACCGGCACGGGCGACCGTCGGACGACCCGTTCCGCGACGTTCCCGATCAGTACTCGCGACGTCCGCTTGCGTCCGTGGCTTCCCATCACGACCAGATCCGCGTCCGCGGCGTGTTCGACGATCACCCGCGAGGGCTGGCCCACCCCGACGACGGTGTCGATCTCCGTTCCGTGCGCGGCGGCCAGTTCGCGAGCGCGTTCGAAGACCCCCTCGGCGCGTTCCTCGACCGCCCGTGGGAAGTCCTCCTCTAAGGCGAGTCGAACCGCCTCACCCATGAACGGCGTCGGGGCGCCCACGACGTGTAGTACGGTGACCTCGGCGTCGGGGTACGTCTCGAGCGCGAACTCGAGGGCGTGTTCGGCCATCTCGGAGCCGCCCATCGGGACGAGGATTCGGGAGATCATCGGAGTGAATACGGCGCGAGCGTGCATAAAGGCCGATCGGTCGGGCACGCCCATCGTCCTCGTCGATACCGGGTAACGGAAGCGCCCGCCGTAAGGCAAGGGTCAAAGGACGTTGGCGGCGTCTCGCGGGTATGGTCGAGAACCGAAGCGACACCTTCGATATCGGCGGCGAACTGACGGTCCACCGGCTCGGGTTCGGCGCGATGCGGCTCACCGGCGACGACATCATCGGCCCGCCCGAGGACGAGGGCGAGGCCCGCAAGGTGCTCGAGCGCGCCCGCGAGATCGGCGTCGACTTCGTCGACACGGCCGACTCCTACGGCCCCTGCGTGAGCGAGCGCCTGATCGGCGAGACCTACGGCCCCGACTACGAGGACGTCGTCGTCGCCACCAAGGGCGGGCTCTGGCGCACGCTCGACGGCAGTTGGCCGCCGTGTGGCGATCCGCAGTACCTCCAGGACGCGCTGATGGGGAGCCTGGACCGACTCGGGGTGGACTCGATCGACCTCTACCAGTTCCACCGGCCCGATCCCGACACGCCGTTCGAGGAGTCGATCCAGCAGATGGCCGAGTTCAAGGACGAGGGCTACGTCGACCACGTCGGCGTGAGCAACGTCTCGGTCGAGCAGTTGGACACCGCACGCGACGTCGTCGAGATCGCGACCGTCCAGAACGAGTTCAACGTCGGCGACCGATCCGACGCGGACGTCCTCGAGGCCTGTGAGGACGCCGGCATCGGCTTCATCCCGTGGTCGCCGATCGGCTCGGGAGAGGACGACCTCGGCGAGAAGGCCGACGCGGTCTCGGAGATCGCCGAGGAGCACGACGCGAGCGATTCCCAGATCGCGCTCGCGTGGCTGCTCCAGCGCTCGCCGGTGATCCTCCCCATTCCGGGCACCTCGAGCGTCGACCATCTCGAGGAGAACGTCGCCGCCTCGGAGATCGAGCTCTCGGACGACGAGATGGAGCGACTCGAGTAAGTACGAACGAGCAGCGGCGGATCCGAAGCGGTTTTCGGCCGGGCCGGCCCACTGAGAGCATGAACGGCAGCGGCGACATGACCCTCGCGTTCGACCTGGCGGCGCTCCAGGCGCTCGCCGAGCCCGATCAGGTGTTCACCGACGCGCGCCAGTGGACCGAGTACGTGGGCGTCGTCAGCGAGAAGCCCACCTACGTCGTGACGAACTTCACGCGAAAACACCGGATCCGACAGGACTTCTTCTCCGGCCCGCGCGGGCGCGAGGAGAGCCTCGAGAGCGTCAAGGACCAGTTCGACACCGACCGGCACGTCTTCGTCGGCACGGGCGAGGAGGACCGAACGCTCGCCGAGTCGGTCGGCTGGGAGTACCTCCCGATCGAGGACGCCGCCGAGGCGGCGGGCTGGACGCTCGCCACGGACGCGGAACCGGCCGCCGAGCCCGCGACCGAGGAGCGCGACGACTGGCCGTGATCGGGTGCGTTTATTAACGGGTCGTCCCTCGATCCCGCTATGTCCCTGAACGTCTCGCGGGCGATCCGGGCGGCAGCCCATCGGACGGTCTCCCGGAACGGCGCGATCTTCGTGCTCGTCTTCGCGCTGCTCGGCACCCTCTCGACGGTCGTCACCGACAGTCTCCTCCTGTTCGTCGACTCGTTCGCCGGCGAGGTCGAGGGTGCACAGCCCGTCGACGTTCCGACTCCGCTCGGGCTCCCGCTGTCGGGATCGGTGATCGTCCTCCTGGGGCTGGCCTGGCTGCTCGCGAACGCCGCCGCGAGCGTCGTCGCCATGCGCGTACTCGTGAGCGAGCACGTCGATACGATCCCCGACGAGATGCTCTCACGGCGGCTCACGGGCGCGACGGTCAACGACGTGGCCGCCGAGGTCGTCGCCGCCGTGTTGATCGGAATCGGGCTGCTCCTCCTGGTCGTCCCCGGACTGTTCCTCGCGATCTGCTTCTACTTCAGCCGGCCGTTGATCGCCGTCGAGGACCGGAGCTTCGTCGACGCGCTGGCCGAGAGCTGGCGGCTCACGCGGGGCCATCGCCTCCGCGTGTTCGCGTTGCTCGTGATCGTCGCGCTCGTGGGGCTCGCGGTCTCGATCCCGGCGACGCTCGTCTCCGGGCTGTTCGCCGCCGCGCCCGCGGTCGGCGCGGTGATCGGGATCGTCCTCAGGGCGGTCACAACTGTCTTCGGACTCGCGGTCGTCGCGCGGGCGTTCGTCCAGCTTCACGAGGTCGGGGACGAACCCGCGGCGGACGAGGGTCGGCCGGACGAGGCCGACGAGTGGAACGACCCCGCGGGCGTCGAGTGGTGACCGATCCCGATCGGATCGGGGTGAACGCTCCACGCTCGAGTCGAGGGCGCGGAGTTTAACCGCTCGAACCCGCTATCGACGGTGATGGCAACACCGCGGGTTCCCGGCGAGCGCGACGACGACATCACGCTCCCCTGTGGCGAGTCGGTCTCGCTCGGGGAGCTCGACATGGGCATGCGCGAGTACGCCTGTTCGTGCGGCGAACGCCACGCCGTCGTGATGGACGTCCACCCGCCCGGTCGGTTCGTCCCCGAGGAGATCGTCGCCGTCCTCCGGGAGACCGTCGAGACCGACGACGATCACGGGGAGTTCGGCACGACCCATCTCATGGGCATCGTGCTGGAGGAGTTCCCCGACCAGGTCGTCGCGGAGGACGTCTCCGAGAACGGCCAGGTGGGCTACTCGCTGGTCTGGCTGACCGACTTCGATTCTCGAAGACTTCACGGGATCGTCGTCGAGCTGATCGTCGAGCTGATGGAGCACGCGATCAGCCACGCGGAGGACGACGACGCGGCCTCGTCGTTCGAGGAGCAGATGCTCGAGTTCGACGTCGACGCGTTCGTTGAGGCCTACCGCGTCGAGCGCGACTTCGAGGACGAGTACGACCGGCCGGCCTGATCGCTCGAGGACGACCCGCCGCCGGGAAAACGGTTTGTACGCGAACGATGAGGTAGGTACATGAGCACCGAGGACCGGTCACGCCAGCGCCACGAGGAGATCGAGGCGATCCTCGAGCGAAAGCCCGGCGTTCGGGAGGTCCGCGACGAGGCCGATCGCTACACGGTCGTCGGGGCGGCGAGCCGCGGCACGTACGCGAACTGGTTGACGCCGATCGAGGAACACTTCGTCTGTCACCGCAACGCGATCCCCGAGATCGATGACGACTCGTGGACGGTGACGTTCTCGGGCGGTCTCGCCGGCGAGGCCTCGGTGGCCGGCCTCGTCGAACGGTTCCCGACGGTCGCGGTCGCCCACACGATGGAGTGTGCGGGCAACGGTCGCGGCCAACACGACCCCGAGACGGCGAGCGTCCAGTGGGGATGGGAGGCCGCCGCCACCGCCGTCTGGACGGGCGTCCCGCTGAGTTCGGTGCTGCGGGCGTACGCCGATGACGTCCCCGAGGACGGCTGGCTGACCGCCATCGGCGGCGATCCCGACGAGGAGGGTGTCTTCGCCCGCTCGATCCCCGTCGAGAAGGCGACCGACGACTGCATCCTCGCCGTCGGCGTCAACGGCCGGCCGATCCCCGCCGAGCACGGCTATCCCGTACGTTTGCTCGTTCCGGGTTGGTACGGCGTCAACAGCGTGAAGTGGCTCGACGAACTGCGCCTCGCCGACTCGATGGTCACCGAGGGGTCGCTCGATCGTCCCGGTTCCCACGCGAGGTGGCAACAGGACGACTACCGAATCCATCCCGCGGGCGAGACGCCCGAACAGCGGGAGACGATCGGAACGTTCGACACGTGGGACCAACTCGAGTCGGAGGAGATCGACCACCCCTACACGTTCGACCAGAACGTCATGTCGCTGATCGGCGCACCCGACGGCGAGGAGCCGATCCGCGCCGGAGAAGTCGACGTCTGCGGCGTCGCGTGGGCGGGCGACGACGCCGTCGAACGGGTCGAGGTCTCGACTGACGGCGGCGAGACCTGGAGGGATGCGGAACGCTTCGGGCCCGACTACTCGGGCGCCTGGCGGCTCTTTCGGACCTCGTGGGACGCGACGCCGGGGACCCATACGCTCGTCTCGCGGGCGACCGACGAGCGCGGCCGGACCCAGCCGACGACGATCGGCTCGCCCGAGGAGGGGTTCGGCGCCCTCGATTCCGATCGGTACCCCTGGAACGAGGGCGGCTACGCGGCGAACGCCTCCCTTCCGAACGCGCTCACCGTCGAGGTCGAACCGTCCGAGTAGGCTTCGAATCTCGAAACCCCTCTTCGCTTTTCGCATCATATCGTACCCCTTATTACGATGTGCGAACTGGTTCGGGGTGATGACCGACGAGGACACGGTCGGCGAACCGTCGACCGCCGACGAGGAGAGAACGATCCTGTTGATCGGTAGCGGCCCCATCCAGATCGGCCAGGCCGCGGAGTTCGACTACTCCGGCGCGCAGGCCTGCCGAGCGCTCCAGGAGGAGGGGGCTCGAGTCGTCCTCGTCAACTCCAATCCGGCGACGATCATGACCGACCCGGAGATGGCCGACGAGGTCTACATCGAGCCGATCACGACCGAGGCGATCGCCGAGATCATTCGCAAGGAGAACCCCGACGGCGTGATCGCGGGCCTCGGCGGCCAGACCGGACTGAACGTCACCGCCGAGCTCGCCGAGGAGGGCGTCCTCTCGGAGTACGACGTCGAGATCATGGGGACGCCGCTCGACACCATCTACGCAACCGAGGACCGCGAGCAGTTCCGCCACCGGATGGAGGAGCTCGGCCAGCCCATCGCCCGGTCCCGTACCGTCGAGTCGATGGGCGAGGTCGAGGGAGCGGTCGAGGCCGTCGGCGGCCTGCCGGTGATCATGCGGACGACCTACACGCTCGGGGGCAGCGGCTCGGGCGTCGTCGACGACATGGACGAACTGAAGGACGCGGTCCGCAAGGGGCTCCGCCTCTCGCGCAACAACGAGGTGCTGATCACCGAGTCGATCGCCGGCTGGGTCGAACTCGAGTACGAGGTGATGCGCGACGCCGACGACTCGTGTATCATCATCTGCAACATGGAGAACATCGACCCGATGGGCATCCACACGGGGGAGTCGACCGTCGTCACCCCCTCTCAGGTGATCCCCGACGACGGCCACCAGGAGATGCGTACCGCA comes from the Halalkalicoccus sp. CG83 genome and includes:
- a CDS encoding DUF7124 domain-containing protein is translated as MNGSGDMTLAFDLAALQALAEPDQVFTDARQWTEYVGVVSEKPTYVVTNFTRKHRIRQDFFSGPRGREESLESVKDQFDTDRHVFVGTGEEDRTLAESVGWEYLPIEDAAEAAGWTLATDAEPAAEPATEERDDWP
- a CDS encoding DUF5815 family protein, with the translated sequence MATPRVPGERDDDITLPCGESVSLGELDMGMREYACSCGERHAVVMDVHPPGRFVPEEIVAVLRETVETDDDHGEFGTTHLMGIVLEEFPDQVVAEDVSENGQVGYSLVWLTDFDSRRLHGIVVELIVELMEHAISHAEDDDAASSFEEQMLEFDVDAFVEAYRVERDFEDEYDRPA
- a CDS encoding NAD(P)/FAD-dependent oxidoreductase, which produces MSQSYVIIGDGISGSSAAETLREKDPDADITIVSDEGEPLYNRILIKEFAKGKLPEAPISIHDEDWYADRDIQLRLNTHVLRIDPDDHVVRTHEGDDIPYDKLLVATGGTPTQLPVPNSDAEGIHHFWTFQDARKIREHAEEADTGVVVGAGLLGIDLAAISGAQDVDAHYLMRGNRWWRYALSLDGAEIIHEGLREKGVTPVFNSGVDHFEVDDEGHVTGAVDPNGEHYDADFVGIAIGLDFNTEYLRGAGLEQDEGIVVDEYMQTNVDDIYASGDLTRFYDTILGEYAQNGSWGSAKEQGKVAGTNMAADAESEAFRWVSSYSITHFDFPFLSFGHPTIGDEYVERKYSDTEWRRIALKDGKVIGGVLIGDLAPQTRLKKLMREETSVEGQTDVLLEEEIDLDDLAVSQEQ
- a CDS encoding universal stress protein; its protein translation is MISRILVPMGGSEMAEHALEFALETYPDAEVTVLHVVGAPTPFMGEAVRLALEEDFPRAVEERAEGVFERARELAAAHGTEIDTVVGVGQPSRVIVEHAADADLVVMGSHGRKRTSRVLIGNVAERVVRRSPVPVTVVR
- a CDS encoding aldo/keto reductase; translation: MVENRSDTFDIGGELTVHRLGFGAMRLTGDDIIGPPEDEGEARKVLERAREIGVDFVDTADSYGPCVSERLIGETYGPDYEDVVVATKGGLWRTLDGSWPPCGDPQYLQDALMGSLDRLGVDSIDLYQFHRPDPDTPFEESIQQMAEFKDEGYVDHVGVSNVSVEQLDTARDVVEIATVQNEFNVGDRSDADVLEACEDAGIGFIPWSPIGSGEDDLGEKADAVSEIAEEHDASDSQIALAWLLQRSPVILPIPGTSSVDHLEENVAASEIELSDDEMERLE
- a CDS encoding molybdopterin-dependent oxidoreductase, which produces MSTEDRSRQRHEEIEAILERKPGVREVRDEADRYTVVGAASRGTYANWLTPIEEHFVCHRNAIPEIDDDSWTVTFSGGLAGEASVAGLVERFPTVAVAHTMECAGNGRGQHDPETASVQWGWEAAATAVWTGVPLSSVLRAYADDVPEDGWLTAIGGDPDEEGVFARSIPVEKATDDCILAVGVNGRPIPAEHGYPVRLLVPGWYGVNSVKWLDELRLADSMVTEGSLDRPGSHARWQQDDYRIHPAGETPEQRETIGTFDTWDQLESEEIDHPYTFDQNVMSLIGAPDGEEPIRAGEVDVCGVAWAGDDAVERVEVSTDGGETWRDAERFGPDYSGAWRLFRTSWDATPGTHTLVSRATDERGRTQPTTIGSPEEGFGALDSDRYPWNEGGYAANASLPNALTVEVEPSE